In Candidatus Promineifilum breve, one genomic interval encodes:
- a CDS encoding Type 1 glutamine amidotransferase-like domain-containing protein: MKFLLTSAGIKNNSIRNALVDLLGKPIAESSALCIPTALLPFPGGPAMAYRFISGATANPLCELGWKSLGVLELTALPSIQAEYWIAAVREADALLVSGGDVFYLGRWMRESGLADLLPSLRQTVYVGVSAGSMVTAPIFGETYDDPNRPFVIDKGLGLVDFALLPHVDHPAHPESSMARVARMAAEVPAPTYAIDDQTAIKVVDGAIEVVSEGHWRLFTR, translated from the coding sequence ATGAAATTTCTACTCACATCCGCCGGTATCAAAAACAACAGCATTCGTAACGCCTTAGTCGACCTTCTGGGCAAACCGATTGCCGAGTCCAGCGCCTTGTGCATCCCCACGGCGCTCCTCCCCTTCCCCGGCGGGCCGGCCATGGCTTACCGGTTCATCAGCGGAGCAACCGCCAACCCCCTGTGCGAGTTGGGCTGGAAGTCGTTGGGCGTGCTGGAACTCACGGCCCTGCCCAGCATCCAAGCGGAATATTGGATCGCCGCTGTCCGGGAGGCTGACGCCCTGCTGGTGAGTGGCGGCGATGTCTTTTATCTAGGCCGCTGGATGCGGGAGTCCGGGCTGGCCGACCTCCTGCCGTCGCTGCGCCAGACCGTCTACGTGGGGGTGAGCGCCGGCAGTATGGTGACGGCCCCTATTTTCGGAGAGACGTACGACGACCCGAATAGGCCCTTTGTCATCGATAAGGGGCTGGGACTGGTTGACTTTGCGTTGCTGCCGCACGTGGATCACCCGGCCCACCCGGAAAGTTCCATGGCCAGGGTGGCCAGAATGGCGGCCGAGGTTCCGGCGCCGACCTACGCGATTGACGACCAGACCGCCATCAAAGTGGTCGATGGCGCAATCGAAGTTGTCTCTGAAGGTCATTGGAGATTGTTTACGCGCTAA
- a CDS encoding HNH endonuclease — MERATFEGHFYETYYFANIVRNVLHDQISYLRLLDNFYGADPDFEFAQPFPKYSAFHKFIEFLVTEIINDEVFEIELDVRQDTFERYSHMPIAMNDLRPTSLPIEKALIYYNIEHTSFVDWLKNLNKEFLDADDNDVSDYYDELTLEGPFETLVESAVREVFFILFQNRGLMLLFNEMMAGLIFGLGADTLEGECDSFFAKPGVLKRAHIPRWVQRAVYFRDRGLCVICQRDLSGIINISSIEHYDHIVPLAQGGLNDVSNIQLLCQDCNLKKRNNNAQTSSLYEAWYPMND; from the coding sequence ATGGAACGAGCCACTTTCGAAGGTCACTTTTACGAAACCTACTATTTCGCGAATATCGTTCGCAATGTGTTACACGATCAAATTTCGTATTTGCGGCTATTGGATAATTTTTATGGTGCTGACCCAGATTTTGAGTTCGCACAGCCTTTCCCAAAATACTCGGCTTTTCATAAGTTCATTGAATTTCTAGTAACCGAGATCATAAATGACGAAGTATTCGAAATCGAATTAGATGTGCGTCAAGACACTTTTGAAAGATACAGCCATATGCCCATAGCTATGAATGATTTACGCCCAACGAGTTTGCCAATTGAAAAAGCACTTATTTACTACAATATCGAACACACATCGTTTGTCGATTGGCTGAAGAACCTTAATAAAGAATTTCTAGATGCCGATGACAATGATGTTTCGGATTACTATGACGAACTTACACTGGAAGGACCTTTTGAAACCCTTGTAGAAAGCGCGGTCCGGGAAGTTTTCTTTATCCTTTTTCAGAATCGTGGGCTGATGCTACTGTTTAACGAAATGATGGCCGGGTTAATATTCGGCTTAGGGGCTGATACTCTTGAAGGAGAATGCGACTCTTTTTTTGCGAAACCTGGAGTTCTAAAGAGAGCACATATCCCCAGATGGGTTCAGAGAGCCGTATATTTTCGTGATCGGGGACTATGCGTTATTTGTCAACGTGATCTGTCGGGAATCATCAATATAAGTAGTATTGAACACTATGACCACATAGTACCATTGGCTCAAGGGGGACTCAATGACGTAAGCAACATACAATTGCTTTGTCAGGACTGCAATTTAAAGAAGCGGAACAATAATGCCCAGACATCAAGTCTCTACGAAGCTTGGTATCCAATGAATGATTAG
- the gltX gene encoding glutamate--tRNA ligase produces MTVRVRFAPSPTGYLHIGGARTALYNWLFARKHGGRFILRIEDTDQKRTVRGAIEAIMDGLRWLGLDWDEGPDVGGPYGPYIQSQRAALYREWADWLLAHGHAYKCFCTADELKARRAAQKAARGDQGYDRRCRALTAEEIAAREGLGLSYAVRFKAPLEGATVIPDVIRGDIIVPNAQIADAVLLKSDGLPTYHLANVVDDHFMAISHILRADEWISSAPLHINLYAAFGWDHPIYAHLPLVLNPSGKGKLSKRTQAFDDGGREVLVKVEEFRDAGYLPQALTNFLANVGWAFGDDREQFPIAEAIPRFRLEDVNPAPTRLPYEKLEWLNGQWIQDMTPLELAQAVKPFLDRQGYEIGAEALLAVASSLRVRLKKLTDAADFLKFLWDDGGTAAPAADRLGHAKLPGDAARRGLQAARQYVADAQPFDADTLAAGLTAIGEAHTSTGKAGPFLGVLRLAVTQQDVSPPVFESIVALGRERALARLDTAIALIEE; encoded by the coding sequence ATGACCGTTCGCGTACGTTTCGCTCCCAGCCCCACCGGCTACCTCCACATCGGCGGGGCGCGCACCGCGCTCTATAACTGGCTGTTCGCCCGCAAGCATGGCGGCCGGTTTATTTTGCGCATCGAGGACACCGACCAGAAGCGCACCGTGCGGGGGGCCATCGAGGCCATCATGGACGGGCTGCGCTGGCTGGGCCTCGATTGGGATGAAGGCCCGGACGTGGGCGGCCCCTACGGCCCTTATATCCAGAGCCAACGCGCCGCCCTTTACCGGGAGTGGGCCGATTGGCTGCTGGCCCACGGCCACGCCTACAAATGCTTCTGCACCGCCGACGAGCTGAAGGCCCGCCGCGCCGCCCAGAAAGCGGCCCGCGGCGACCAGGGGTATGACCGGCGCTGCCGTGCGTTGACGGCCGAGGAGATCGCCGCCCGCGAGGGATTGGGGCTGTCGTATGCCGTGCGCTTCAAGGCCCCGCTGGAGGGCGCGACGGTTATCCCCGACGTCATCCGCGGCGACATCATTGTGCCCAACGCCCAGATCGCCGACGCCGTGCTGCTGAAGTCCGACGGCCTGCCCACCTACCATCTGGCCAACGTCGTCGATGACCACTTCATGGCGATCAGCCACATCCTGCGCGCCGACGAGTGGATCAGCAGCGCGCCGCTGCACATCAATCTCTATGCCGCCTTCGGCTGGGATCACCCGATCTACGCCCACCTGCCGCTGGTGCTGAACCCCAGTGGCAAGGGCAAGCTGAGCAAGCGCACCCAGGCCTTCGATGACGGCGGCCGCGAGGTGCTGGTCAAGGTCGAGGAGTTCCGCGACGCCGGCTATCTGCCCCAGGCCCTGACCAACTTCCTGGCTAACGTCGGCTGGGCCTTCGGCGACGACCGGGAGCAGTTCCCCATCGCCGAGGCCATCCCGCGCTTCCGGCTGGAGGACGTGAACCCCGCGCCGACCCGCCTGCCCTACGAAAAGCTGGAATGGCTCAATGGGCAGTGGATTCAGGACATGACGCCGCTGGAACTGGCCCAGGCCGTGAAGCCGTTTCTGGACCGGCAGGGGTACGAGATCGGGGCCGAGGCGCTATTGGCCGTGGCCTCGTCGCTGCGCGTGCGGCTGAAGAAGCTGACCGACGCCGCCGACTTTCTGAAATTTCTGTGGGACGATGGAGGAACCGCCGCGCCGGCGGCCGATCGCCTGGGGCACGCCAAGCTGCCCGGCGACGCGGCCCGGCGCGGCCTGCAGGCGGCGCGGCAGTACGTGGCCGACGCCCAGCCGTTCGACGCCGACACCCTGGCCGCCGGCCTGACGGCCATCGGCGAGGCCCACACGAGCACCGGCAAGGCCGGGCCGTTCCTGGGCGTGCTGCGGCTGGCCGTCACGCAACAGGACGTGTCGCCGCCGGTGTTCGAGTCCATCGTGGCCCTCGGCCGCGAGCGCGCCCTGGCCCGGCTTGATACGGCGATTGCCTTGATAGAAGAATAA
- a CDS encoding glutamine--tRNA ligase/YqeY domain fusion protein gives MTDTINPTPSNFIRTIIDEDNATGKYAGRVQTRFPPEPNGYLHIGHAKSINLNYGLARDYNGQFNLRFDDTNPEKEEQEYIDAIMEDVRWLGADWDGRLFHASDYFEQLYAWAEQLITTGQAYVDDLSAEEIREHRGTLTEPGRNSPYRDRTIEENLDLFRRMRAGEFAEGSRVLRAKIDMASNFITLRDPVMYRILHAPHPRTGNAWHIYPTYDWAHGQSDSIEGITHSICTLEFENNRRLYDWFQEALGIRRTQQIEFARLNLTYTVMSKRKMIRLVHGGYVDGWDDPRFWTLRGLRRRGYTPEIIRAFTDGIGVSKANSTVDYHVLENAARDVLNLSTPRVMAVLEPLKVVIENYPKNKDEFFDVPYYKQDKTRTESRQLPFGREIYIERDDFMEVPAKGFNRLAPETEVRLMSAYYIACTGVVKDSVGRIVELRAVYDPATRGGTSTDGRKVKGTLHWVSAEHAIPAEVRLYDRLFKEEDPEKDVVDFIDNLNPDSLRVVDALVEPSLASAQPGDSFQFVRDGYFCVDPDTEGDRLVFNRTVSLRDSWAKGQ, from the coding sequence ATGACTGACACGATTAACCCGACGCCATCGAATTTCATTCGCACCATCATCGACGAGGACAACGCCACCGGCAAATACGCCGGGCGCGTCCAGACCCGCTTCCCGCCGGAGCCGAACGGCTATCTCCACATCGGCCACGCCAAGTCGATCAACCTCAACTACGGGCTGGCCCGCGACTACAACGGCCAGTTCAACCTGCGCTTCGACGACACCAACCCGGAGAAAGAGGAGCAGGAGTACATCGACGCCATCATGGAGGACGTGCGCTGGCTGGGGGCCGATTGGGACGGCCGCCTCTTCCACGCCTCCGACTACTTCGAGCAGCTTTACGCCTGGGCCGAACAGCTCATCACGACGGGCCAGGCCTACGTCGATGACCTTAGCGCCGAAGAAATCCGCGAACACCGCGGCACACTGACCGAGCCGGGCCGCAACAGCCCCTACCGCGACCGCACGATTGAGGAAAACCTCGACCTGTTCCGCCGGATGCGCGCCGGCGAGTTCGCCGAGGGATCGCGCGTGTTGCGGGCCAAGATCGACATGGCCTCCAACTTCATCACCCTGCGCGACCCGGTGATGTACCGCATCCTCCACGCGCCCCACCCGCGCACGGGCAACGCCTGGCACATCTACCCCACCTACGACTGGGCCCACGGCCAGAGCGACTCCATCGAGGGCATCACCCACTCCATCTGCACCCTGGAGTTCGAGAACAACCGCCGCCTCTACGACTGGTTCCAGGAAGCGCTGGGCATCCGCCGCACGCAACAGATCGAATTCGCCCGGCTCAATCTGACCTATACCGTGATGAGCAAGCGCAAGATGATCCGGCTGGTGCATGGCGGCTACGTGGACGGCTGGGACGACCCGCGCTTCTGGACGCTGCGCGGTCTGCGCCGCCGCGGCTACACGCCGGAGATCATCCGCGCCTTCACCGACGGCATCGGCGTCAGCAAGGCCAACAGCACCGTCGATTACCACGTGCTGGAGAACGCCGCCCGCGACGTGCTGAACCTTTCCACGCCGCGGGTCATGGCCGTGCTGGAGCCGCTGAAGGTGGTCATCGAGAATTATCCCAAAAACAAGGATGAGTTCTTCGACGTGCCCTACTACAAGCAGGACAAGACGCGCACCGAGTCGCGCCAATTGCCGTTCGGCCGCGAGATCTACATCGAGCGCGACGACTTCATGGAGGTGCCGGCGAAGGGCTTCAACCGGCTGGCCCCGGAGACGGAGGTGCGGCTGATGAGCGCCTACTACATCGCCTGCACCGGCGTGGTCAAGGATTCGGTCGGGCGCATCGTCGAGCTGCGCGCCGTCTATGACCCGGCCACGCGCGGCGGCACGTCAACCGACGGCCGCAAGGTGAAGGGTACGCTCCATTGGGTATCGGCCGAGCACGCCATCCCGGCCGAGGTGCGCCTGTATGACCGCTTGTTTAAGGAGGAGGACCCGGAAAAAGACGTGGTCGACTTCATCGACAACCTGAACCCCGACTCGCTGCGGGTGGTTGACGCGCTGGTGGAGCCGAGCCTGGCCTCCGCCCAGCCCGGCGACAGCTTCCAGTTCGTCCGCGACGGCTATTTCTGCGTCGACCCGGATACGGAGGGCGACCGGCTGGTGTTCAACCGGACGGTGTCGTTAAGGGATTCGTGGGCAAAGGGGCAATAA
- a CDS encoding DUF2442 domain-containing protein has protein sequence MTLNDEAAELQETVKQYKIAYSVSDYTFPGEALIHDVRFDDAYIHVELTDGRILSIPLWWIPSVNNAEPEDRLKFEINRSRTMIVWDPDKGSINDELRIEDYLTARNS, from the coding sequence ATGACTTTAAACGACGAAGCGGCTGAGCTTCAAGAGACGGTTAAACAGTATAAAATAGCCTATTCGGTGTCCGACTATACATTTCCTGGTGAGGCACTGATCCACGATGTGCGCTTCGATGACGCTTATATCCACGTTGAACTTACGGACGGCCGTATTCTCTCCATCCCTCTCTGGTGGATTCCCTCGGTCAACAATGCCGAACCGGAAGACAGGCTCAAGTTTGAGATCAATCGCAGCCGGACGATGATCGTCTGGGACCCGGACAAGGGCAGCATCAACGATGAATTGAGGATAGAGGATTACTTGACCGCCAGAAATTCGTAG
- a CDS encoding DUF4160 domain-containing protein, translating to MSPKILTAGSLIFWFHSYDALHENRASVHIGKGSQDDVTDAKVWLEPEISIARSGRVLRQYELRNALKVIEQNHYFLLEQWHDFKRRSG from the coding sequence ATGAGTCCGAAAATACTGACTGCTGGCTCGCTTATCTTTTGGTTCCATAGTTATGATGCCTTGCACGAAAACCGGGCGAGTGTACATATTGGTAAAGGTAGCCAGGATGATGTCACCGACGCAAAGGTTTGGCTTGAGCCAGAAATATCGATTGCGAGAAGTGGCCGCGTTCTGCGTCAATACGAATTACGCAATGCGTTGAAGGTGATCGAGCAAAATCACTATTTCCTACTGGAGCAATGGCATGACTTTAAACGACGAAGCGGCTGA
- a CDS encoding YkgJ family cysteine cluster protein, with the protein MKNETRSSPPAPFPCRPGCGACCIALSISSPIPGMPNGKPAGARCVQLTDDNLCLLFGLPERPGVCVRLRPSAEMCGETREEAMKYLEQLEILTNPLG; encoded by the coding sequence ATGAAAAACGAAACGAGGTCGTCTCCCCCTGCTCCTTTCCCCTGCCGCCCCGGCTGTGGCGCGTGCTGCATTGCCCTGTCCATCTCCTCGCCCATCCCCGGTATGCCCAACGGCAAGCCGGCCGGGGCGCGCTGCGTGCAACTGACCGACGACAACCTGTGCCTGCTATTCGGCTTGCCGGAGCGGCCAGGGGTGTGTGTGCGGCTGCGGCCGAGCGCGGAGATGTGTGGCGAAACCCGGGAGGAGGCGATGAAGTATTTGGAGCAATTGGAAATCCTAACGAATCCGTTAGGTTGA
- a CDS encoding dienelactone hydrolase family protein, translated as MPKTNLSPAITYLAIPPSGQGPGVLVVHAWWGLNDFFRGLCDRLAGEGFVAAAPDLYEGRVATTPEEAKRLRGLPKREPTNQTLLRAIVELRANPAVVGPNIGVIGFSMGGHWALWLAQQPGLPLGATVTYYGARAGDYGNSQAPCLGHFAETDEWVSPASLKKLRKSLEAAGRVADFHTYPGTGHWFAETDRTDVYDSQAAELAWSRTVAFLRRQLRPPEL; from the coding sequence ATGCCGAAAACTAATTTATCACCCGCTATCACTTATCTGGCTATCCCCCCATCGGGCCAGGGGCCGGGCGTGCTGGTCGTTCACGCCTGGTGGGGGCTGAACGATTTCTTCCGGGGCCTGTGTGACCGGCTGGCCGGCGAGGGGTTCGTCGCCGCCGCGCCTGATCTGTATGAGGGCCGGGTCGCCACAACCCCGGAGGAGGCCAAGCGCCTGCGCGGTCTGCCCAAGCGCGAACCGACGAACCAAACGCTGCTGCGGGCCATTGTGGAGTTGCGGGCCAATCCGGCGGTCGTGGGGCCAAACATCGGCGTCATCGGCTTTTCGATGGGCGGCCATTGGGCGTTGTGGCTGGCCCAGCAGCCCGGCTTGCCCCTCGGCGCGACGGTCACGTACTATGGCGCGCGGGCGGGCGACTATGGCAACAGCCAGGCCCCTTGCCTGGGCCACTTTGCCGAGACGGACGAATGGGTTTCGCCCGCATCGCTCAAGAAGCTACGCAAAAGTCTGGAGGCGGCGGGGCGTGTGGCCGATTTCCATACCTATCCCGGCACCGGCCACTGGTTTGCCGAAACGGACCGGACTGACGTATACGACTCTCAGGCGGCCGAGTTGGCCTGGTCGCGAACGGTAGCGTTCTTGCGCCGGCAGCTGCGGCCACCTGAGCTTTGA
- a CDS encoding DUF2515 family protein, whose translation MTTADPLVRERRPPTPADVIRIAALADPIARNRQITQAYHDLAVALARRLPGGANWCAVATWASRQAGQSIRGEDLRQALARLVRESREALLAAETLEAESALINQDATESLAGAVAAVRDALSPAAAVDRVAEAVAHGNQKVFAEIGLAFAHFLALFADGPPTPAALDAFLDGLRLGEPPDGQRRLRAAFGHYYAALSEPDEKARAELMLLANLEIGFHEQTRLQPQIRDAMDAPIYEPQALRHRLLAELFPDPSAQLRLAAARLTGRAALLLAARDRLADEAQRLGRLAITDALMTLELSGGRVLRLGEPLTGDYPPPLRELTLPDLRALLQPLDKEPTPVADWSDLSARMGYIAALFRAHHTDATLFDAPFRDEEG comes from the coding sequence ATGACCACCGCCGACCCGCTCGTCCGCGAGCGCCGACCCCCCACCCCGGCCGACGTGATTCGTATCGCCGCGCTGGCTGACCCCATCGCCCGCAACCGGCAAATCACCCAGGCTTACCACGACCTGGCCGTGGCCCTGGCCCGCCGGCTGCCCGGCGGGGCCAACTGGTGCGCCGTCGCCACCTGGGCCTCGCGCCAGGCCGGCCAATCCATTCGCGGCGAAGATTTACGGCAGGCGCTGGCCCGGCTAGTGCGCGAATCGCGGGAGGCCCTGCTGGCGGCCGAGACCCTGGAGGCCGAGAGCGCGCTCATAAACCAGGACGCGACCGAGAGCCTGGCCGGGGCCGTGGCCGCCGTGCGCGACGCCCTCAGCCCGGCGGCGGCCGTTGACCGCGTGGCCGAAGCCGTAGCCCACGGCAACCAAAAGGTATTCGCCGAGATCGGCCTGGCCTTTGCCCACTTCCTGGCCCTGTTCGCTGACGGCCCGCCCACCCCAGCCGCGCTGGACGCCTTCCTCGATGGTCTGCGCCTCGGCGAACCGCCCGACGGTCAGCGCCGACTGCGCGCCGCCTTCGGCCACTACTACGCCGCGTTGAGCGAACCGGACGAAAAGGCCCGCGCCGAACTGATGCTGCTGGCGAATCTGGAGATCGGCTTCCACGAGCAGACGCGGCTGCAACCGCAGATCCGCGACGCGATGGACGCGCCGATCTATGAGCCACAGGCGCTGCGCCACCGCCTGCTGGCTGAGCTATTCCCCGACCCCTCGGCCCAACTACGGCTGGCCGCGGCGCGCCTGACCGGGCGGGCCGCGCTGCTGTTGGCCGCCCGCGACCGGCTGGCCGACGAAGCGCAGCGCCTCGGCCGCCTGGCAATCACCGATGCGCTGATGACGCTGGAGCTGTCCGGTGGTCGCGTGTTGCGCCTGGGCGAACCGCTAACCGGCGATTATCCCCCACCTTTGCGCGAACTGACCCTGCCCGATTTACGCGCCTTGCTACAGCCGCTTGACAAGGAACCCACGCCCGTCGCCGACTGGAGCGACCTATCGGCTCGTATGGGCTACATCGCCGCCCTCTTCCGCGCCCACCACACCGACGCGACCCTATTCGATGCGCCTTTCAGAGATGAAGAAGGATAA
- a CDS encoding GNAT family N-acetyltransferase yields the protein MIIRPVEPADQAEWLRLRLELWPDSTAEEEAEVIDRFLAGYPLPTLMAAFVGVRPEGGLCGLVEVAIHETAPGCTTDRIGFLEAWYVDPDWRGRGMGRALVARAEAWARAAGCREMASDTEPAYPLSPAAHAALGYEEVARFFRKDI from the coding sequence ATGATTATTCGACCTGTTGAGCCGGCCGACCAGGCCGAATGGCTACGTCTGCGGCTGGAACTGTGGCCCGACTCCACGGCTGAAGAGGAAGCGGAGGTGATCGACCGCTTCCTGGCCGGCTATCCCCTGCCCACGCTGATGGCTGCCTTTGTCGGCGTCCGGCCGGAGGGCGGCCTGTGTGGGCTGGTGGAAGTTGCCATCCACGAAACGGCCCCCGGTTGCACGACCGACCGGATCGGCTTTCTGGAGGCGTGGTACGTCGATCCCGATTGGCGCGGTCGGGGGATGGGGCGGGCGCTGGTGGCGCGGGCCGAGGCGTGGGCGCGGGCCGCCGGCTGCCGGGAGATGGCTTCCGACACGGAGCCGGCCTACCCGCTCAGCCCGGCGGCGCACGCGGCCCTGGGCTATGAAGAAGTCGCGCGCTTTTTCCGCAAAGACATTTAG
- a CDS encoding DUF1697 domain-containing protein codes for MTHAVALLRAINITGRFVKKDVLRQLFVELGLTGISTFIASGNVLFDEENGDPAALEARIETHLRASLGYEVATFVRSAAELAAVAAHTPFALDEMASAFGLMVAFLKAPPDEAGRERLLAYRRASDDIAVHGREVYWLRRVQQSETEFGGAKLERALGVPATVRSITTVRKLAILAAGKK; via the coding sequence ATGACGCACGCGGTTGCCCTGCTGCGGGCCATCAACATCACCGGACGCTTCGTCAAGAAGGATGTCTTGCGCCAGTTGTTCGTGGAACTCGGCCTGACTGGGATTTCGACCTTCATCGCCAGCGGCAACGTGCTGTTCGACGAAGAGAACGGCGACCCGGCGGCATTGGAAGCACGTATTGAGACCCACTTGCGGGCGTCGCTGGGCTACGAGGTGGCGACGTTCGTGCGCTCGGCGGCCGAATTGGCCGCCGTGGCTGCCCATACGCCTTTCGCCCTGGACGAGATGGCCAGCGCCTTCGGGCTGATGGTGGCTTTCCTCAAAGCGCCGCCCGACGAGGCGGGGCGCGAACGGCTGCTGGCTTACCGGCGGGCGAGCGACGACATCGCTGTCCACGGCCGCGAGGTCTACTGGCTGCGACGCGTGCAGCAATCGGAGACGGAGTTCGGCGGGGCCAAGCTGGAGCGGGCGCTGGGCGTTCCGGCGACGGTGCGCAGCATTACGACCGTGCGCAAGCTGGCGATATTAGCCGCCGGAAAGAAATGA
- a CDS encoding cupredoxin domain-containing protein, producing the protein MALLLFSRPDYNAAMKNIVLLLIGLVLVTLAACSSGGSAESKPQPKVVTIVATDIAYDIEHIETAVGQPVNLTLDNQGVLEHDFSIVEIPLDGEITTEHVEEPEEHDMSQVDEEPAVHVAAAAGGRSTIEFTPAAPGQYPYFCTVSGHMEAGMKGVLVVN; encoded by the coding sequence ATGGCGCTTTTATTATTCTCGCGCCCAGATTACAATGCGGCGATGAAAAATATAGTATTGCTTCTTATTGGCCTGGTTTTAGTGACGTTAGCAGCTTGTTCGTCGGGCGGCTCGGCCGAAAGCAAGCCCCAGCCTAAGGTGGTTACGATCGTCGCCACCGATATCGCCTACGACATCGAGCACATTGAGACCGCGGTCGGACAGCCGGTCAACCTCACGCTGGATAATCAGGGTGTGCTAGAACATGACTTCAGTATTGTGGAAATTCCGTTAGACGGTGAGATAACCACCGAACACGTGGAGGAGCCGGAAGAACACGATATGAGTCAGGTGGATGAAGAGCCGGCCGTGCATGTGGCCGCCGCCGCGGGCGGCCGCAGTACGATCGAATTTACGCCGGCCGCGCCGGGCCAATACCCTTACTTTTGCACGGTTTCCGGTCATATGGAAGCGGGGATGAAAGGGGTGTTGGTGGTGAATTAG
- a CDS encoding O-methyltransferase, whose product MTQEQWQVVDDYIAGLFGADDPALAAALHDSTAAGLPQIAVTATLGRLLHLLARTVGARRILEIGTLGGYSAIWLARALPPDGRLITLEFDPVHAEMAQTNIARAGLADRVEVRVGRAVDSLAALDAEATEPFDLIFIDADKPSYPAYLHWSLRHARPGALIVADNVVRQGRVADAADDDANVRGVRQFNAALAAEPRLTATILQTVDGKGYDGVAIAVVNSK is encoded by the coding sequence ATGACACAGGAACAATGGCAAGTTGTTGATGATTATATCGCCGGGCTGTTTGGCGCCGACGACCCGGCGCTGGCGGCGGCATTGCACGACAGCACCGCCGCCGGGCTGCCCCAGATCGCCGTCACCGCGACATTGGGCCGGCTGCTGCACCTGCTGGCCCGCACGGTGGGGGCGCGCCGAATTCTGGAGATCGGCACGTTGGGCGGCTATAGCGCCATCTGGCTGGCGCGGGCCTTACCGCCCGATGGCCGGCTGATCACGCTGGAGTTCGACCCCGTCCACGCCGAGATGGCCCAGACCAACATCGCCCGCGCCGGGCTGGCCGACCGGGTAGAGGTGCGCGTTGGGCGGGCGGTCGATTCGCTGGCCGCCCTGGATGCCGAGGCGACCGAGCCGTTTGACCTGATCTTCATCGACGCCGACAAACCCAGCTATCCGGCCTATCTGCATTGGTCGCTGCGCCATGCCCGGCCGGGGGCGCTGATCGTCGCCGATAACGTGGTGCGCCAGGGTCGGGTGGCCGACGCCGCTGACGACGACGCCAACGTGCGCGGCGTGCGCCAATTCAACGCCGCCCTGGCCGCCGAGCCGCGCCTGACGGCCACCATCCTGCAAACGGTGGACGGCAAGGGGTACGATGGCGTGGCGATTGCCGTGGTCAACAGTAAATAG